The region CTTCTTTTGAAGCCTAACGGTGAAAATTCCTCTACTTTTTTCTAGATCTCGAGACTTTTAAGCAGAAGAATCAAAGGCCAGCCTCCACCACTTGAACTTGGGAGGGGCGTCGACCACTCAATATTGTAGGAACTCCTACAATATTTCAGATCACTTGCCGAGCAATCTACTTGCCGCTTGAGAGTATTCTTCCGGATAAGGAAGTTTGGAAACTTTTAGACTGGATAGGGAGTATTTTAAAGATCTCTTATATAATACCAAGGCGTAAAGGTGATTTCCGTCTCTTCTGAATTTGCTTCCGGCCAGCCATTCTTCTCTTGCCATTCTAAAGTAATCGTTCGCTCTTTCTTCTTCCTTTGCAGTAAGAGGATGTCTATCTTCCGATTCCATCTTTAAAAATCGAGATTCCTTTGCCACATGTTGCAATAATCTGTCGGAAGATCCTTCTGCAAACTCGGACCAGCGCTTTAAGGATTCCGGCAAAGTCTTCTCTAAGACCAAAAGAGCATCCGTTTTCTCTTGGATACTGCCCACCTTGGATGCAGAATGTAATTCTACCGAATAATTCTCTATCTTTTGGAGATCTTTTTTTAGATCAGTTGCAGAGAAGGAGTGCCCGATCTCTCTCAGGATGCGGACCTTGGAATCCACAGATTTCTTTCTTTCTCTAAAACTTTGAGAAGACTGAGAAGATTCTATTCCTTCCCAAGCGATAAATGCCAGAAGCACTCCTGTAAACAGTAGGACCCATTTCCAGAATCCTCTACTGTTTCCTATCCTCAACGAATTAATTTCGGAAGGAGTGGGGAGATCCATACGACTTAGTTACTTGCTCCGCCGGTTTGGGCCGGAACAGGAGGCAAGGATTCCTTGCGATTGATATCGTCTATGCGGATCTCTTCATTACTTTTTTCTAAAAAGGAAACACGAGCATTCGTGATAAAACTATAATTATCATCATGCACTTCGAGCAGATCGACAGGATTGTCCTTCCCTTCTCCAGGAGGACTAATCTTTGGAGTGAGTAGTTCGTTATCTATATAATCGATGAGAGTGTTTCGGATTCTATCGTAGTCGGAGATGTTTTCCTTCTCTGCCGCGTTACGAACCTCGTCCAAGTTCACGAATTGGAATTCGTGTTTATCGTCATTAGGTGTCTTGGCAGCGATCATCGCGAGTAACGCGAATCTTCTTGCTCTTCTCGCAATCTTGATCCCTTCTCCAAAGAGTACGAGCTTCACTCTAAACTGGTACGGAGAGGAATTATAAGCGGTAGTAAAATTGTCTTCTGAGGATTTTAGGTCTCTAAAACCCAACTTCAATAAATGCTGAGCG is a window of Leptospira semungkisensis DNA encoding:
- a CDS encoding PROCN domain protein; this translates as MDLPTPSEINSLRIGNSRGFWKWVLLFTGVLLAFIAWEGIESSQSSQSFRERKKSVDSKVRILREIGHSFSATDLKKDLQKIENYSVELHSASKVGSIQEKTDALLVLEKTLPESLKRWSEFAEGSSDRLLQHVAKESRFLKMESEDRHPLTAKEEERANDYFRMAREEWLAGSKFRRDGNHLYALVLYKRSLKYSLSSLKVSKLPYPEEYSQAASRLLGK